One genomic region from Xylocopa sonorina isolate GNS202 chromosome 8, iyXylSono1_principal, whole genome shotgun sequence encodes:
- the Mago gene encoding mago, exon junction complex subunit, with amino-acid sequence MSTDFYIRYYVGHKGKFGHEFLEFEFRPDGKLRYANNSNYKNDTMIRKEAYVHQCVMEELKRIIQDSEIMQEDDSLWPQPDRVGRQELEIVIGDEHISFTTSKTGSLVDVNQSRDPEGLRCFYYLVQDLKCLVFSLIGLHFKIKPI; translated from the coding sequence ATGTCGACGGACTTTTATATACGCTATTACGTGGGCCACAAAGGGAAATTCGGCCACGAGTTTCTCGAGTTCGAATTCAGACCTGACGGTAAATTGCGTTACGCGAATAATTCGAATTACAAGAACGACACGATGATACGAAAGGAAGCGTACGTGCATCAATGCGTGATGGAAGAATTGAAGAGGATCATTCAGGATTCCGAAATCATGCAAGAGGACGATTCTCTTTGGCCGCAACCGGATCGCGTCGGCCGTCAAGAGTTGGAAATTGTAATCGGCGACGAGCACATATCGTTCACAACTTCGAAAACTGGTTCTCTGGTGGATGTGAATCAATCGCGAGACCCAGAGGGACTCAGATGTTTCTATTATCTTGTCCAAGATCTAAAATGTTTGGTATTCTCTCTTATAGGACTTCATTTCAAAATAAAGCCTATATAA
- the LOC143425909 gene encoding uncharacterized protein LOC143425909, with translation MSNVSPQDNKATMSNHNTSMDRVVTDSVHSRFRSLEVYCEICDMGIAGNHSAIKKHYNKSHPSKEFCCYCKGKVFTYIQMPTDNSTEEPKKTIYHKCNKS, from the exons AT GAGTAACGTGTCTCCGCAAGATAATAAAGCAACCATGTCGAATCATAACACATCCATGGATCGAGTTGTTACTGATTCTGTGCATTCAAGATTTCGATCTTTGGAAGTATATTGTGAAATTTGCGACATGGGTATTGCTGGAAATCACTCTGCTataaaaaagcattataataaaTCTCATCCTTCTAAAGAATTTTGTTGTTACTGCAAGGGTAAAGTGTTCACTTATATACAAATGCCTACTGATAATTCAACAGAAGAACCAAAGAAAACTATTTATCATAAGTGTAATAAATCTTAA
- the LOC143426452 gene encoding lysophospholipase D GDPD1, with protein sequence MLLYTFVGGYILTSMILFKYPTLLHKKKQVKFMCHHISHRGGAGEGYENTMYAFKRAVEVGTQMLELDCHLTKDGEVVVSHDCNLLRSTGTNKNISEVNYKDLPLLKPRLPIDFDPGAEYVGPEREEHRRFALLKEVFEAFPDIPINIDIKVNNNELIAKVSDLIKEYNREEYTVWGNFSNEITQKCYKTNPNVNLLFSMRRVTLLIFLLYTGLLPFIPLRETHLEIFLPSIYLRRKGNPKTTILPVEKIMIRTINVLLMRPCLFNHLRARGIHVYFWVLNEEEEFKKAFDLGATGVMTDYPTKLTLFLKNYPMECCINVK encoded by the exons ATGTTATTATACACGTTCGTAGGaggttatatcttaacatcaaTGATACTTTTTAAATATCCGACGTTGTTGCACAAAAAGAAACAGGTGAAATTTATGTGCCATCATATCAGCCACAGAGGCG GGGCAGGAGAAGGCTATGAAAACACAATGTACGCTTTCAAACG AGCTGTGGAAGTTGGTACACAAATGTTGGAGTTGGATTGCCATTTGACCAAAGATGGAGAAGTTGTTGTGTCGCATGATTGTAATCTCCTTCGTAGTACAGGTACAAATAAGAACATTTCAGAAGTAAACTACAAAGATCTACCTTTGCTGAAACCACGTCTTCCGATAGATTTTGATCCAG GTGCAGAATATGTTGGTCCAGAGAGGGAGGAACACAGGAGATTTGCTTTGTTGAAAGAAGTGTTcgaagcatttccagatatacCAATTAATATTGACATTAAAGTTAATAATAATGAACTTATTGCAAAAGTGTCAGATTTAATAAAGGAATACAATCGTGAGGAGTACACTGTATGGGGAAATTTTAGCAATGAAATAACACAAAAATGTTACAAAACG AATCCAAATGTAAACTTGTTATTTTCTATGAGACGTGTAACGCTGTTAATATTTCTCTTATACACTGGTTTATTACCATTTATACCTTTGAGAGAAACGCACTTGGAAATATTTTTACCTTCTATTTATTTAAG GCGAAAAGGAAATCCAAAAACAACAATTTTGCCTGTGGAAAAAATAATGATACGCACAATTAACGTACTACTAATGAGACCATGCCTATTTAACCATTTAAGAGCACGTGGTATTCAC GTCTACTTTTGGGTCTTGAAtgaggaggaagaatttaagaaAGCTTTTGATCTTGGAGCAACTGGTGTAATGACAGATTATCCCACAAAATTAACATTATTTTTGAAGAACTATCCAATGGAATGTTGCATCAACGTGAAATAA